CGGTGATTTCAGCTTTGTTCTTGCTGATTCATTGTTACTCTTTTTGGGCAAGCCAGTTATTACAGGTGCTGGGGCACTAGCTTAACCTTATCTGAGATTGGTGGGTCTGCTCCATGCAGGGCAACCACACAAACCACAGCCGAACCACAGCGGGTGGCTTCAGTCGTAAATGCACACCTGAAACAATGAATGTAAAGCTACAGAGAGGACATGGAATTCCACATAAACAAAATTCTAAAAAACAGATTTTACTACAGAGTGACAATCATGACAAATTACTCATATACATAATTTTGCTTTTTTGAATATAATGCAAATGAGTGGATCTTTATGTTGAAGTCTTGTTCATTTAAAGCAATAGgtagcagcaaaactgttttcTGTCAGTGTCATTCTCCATCTGTTCAAAAAtatttactgcagtactgcaAGCACCACTGCTAAGTAGAAACACTGCTACAAGGAGAAATATAGCAGAGAATCTCTACGGATTTACTGCGAATCAATTCTCAATAGTTCTATTTTAGTTAATTTTATATTTAGAGCCCACATAACGTGTCTGTGTAGATCATCTCTATGTTGCAATGCAACAAAAACAGCTTTACTTAGAGTTAAGAGTGTATATAAGAATGTTTCTGCCAGTTAAATAAATTTGGAAGTGAACTAGCCAAATCGACATAAGCATTTTTGTTgcattgttatttttaaattctGTACTGAGAAAAATCTTATTCAGATCAGATTGTGAGAAAGTTGCTTTAATTTATTCCACAGACAATAGAAAGCCGTTGACAGCACAGAAAGGTACATTTTCTGAGAGAAAGCCTGCCCAGTGTTAGGGTCCAACTGTTTAGTTGATGTCAAGGCATCGGAAAAACCCAAAGAATGCATATTGCTTTTAATGATTGTAGGATTAACACTGCAAAGCCATGATGCATATAGGCTGGTTTTCCTTTAGAGCTTGGTTATATGGGAACATCATATGTGAGCATTcaaatgtgtttcctgtctctttGCTTATTTGTTTAGTGTTTTGCAGACATGTGCTGTACTATGAAAATGTACTTGCAACAACCAGAACTACTGTGGCTTTTGTTTGTTCAATAAAAATGTGCTTGTGTCCTGTCTTTTGAAATCAGGTCTTAAATGAAATGCTCCACCGAAGCTCGGTCAAAGTCATGAAGGAGAACTGGTCTGAATTCCTGAGAAAGTGGAGCAGCAACTAAAGCTAAAACGTGTCTCTGCGTGACTGGTTACATTTTCTGATTTATGCTAAAATCCCTAAGTTCCACCTGAAAGACTGCATCAATGTTCATTTTAGTACAATATAATCTTGTCGTGTGCTGTCAAGTCAAATtagaagagaaaaagagaaggcAGAGAGAAATAATCACTAACAGGCAGCTGCAGTTGCTTCCAGTCAGGTTCATGTGAAAAGatgatgaataataaaagtAACTCCATAAAGTTGATTTACTTTACATGAAATACTaaaggaacaacaacaacacgagATAGATAGAAGACGGGTGAACACAGCCATCACGCAACAGGTCTAAATGTTCAAGGACTGGTGTCACATTCCTGCTGCTCATCGAGATGATACAGACGTAGCCGCATATTTAcagtagcacacacacaaagcctggaTTGAATGTTGAGTCTGTTAAGGACTAAAGAATCTTTCAACAATGAAATATAGACTACCAGCTGTAACAGGATGCTGCCTTTAAGCCAAATCAGTCAAAAAGCCTTAAAATGAGCCAATAACAAGCAGCGAGTGAAACGAGAGAAACTGATGCCTCGTGGTTCTGAGGAACACTTTGACCACACGATGGCAGCAAAGGACAAGGGAGTCAAGTGCTACATATGATGAAACCAGACCAAATAACTTTGTtgtcaaaaaaatgaaaattaagtCCTATGGTCTGTGGGAAcaaagtattttaaaaaaaggttaaaactaaagaagaataaatattttacaagcTGCATCTACTCTGGCAAAGAACAGCAATAATGATAGAAGCTTTCCAAAACACACTACAATGAAGGATTAAAGGAGCCTACCTGCAAGTAGCGCGCCTGATAAGCAGAAAGGGCCTCTCCCAAAGGAACAACCACCTTCTCCACGCTGCGCTGGTGAGAATGGGCCAGGATGTCCGGACTTTCTTCAGAACGCAGCTCAATGTGTGAGATAAGCAAGTTGGAGATCACCGACTGCACAGACTGCAGGGACGGAGGGCAGATCAGCTTTCAGAAtagggttttttttaatgcacGTCTGCTCAAGAAGACAGAAATTACCTTTTAGTCTCACCTTTGTATCTCCCCCCGGAGTGGCACTGAGGGCAAGGATGCGGAACTGCAGAGTCTGGCTGCTAAGCTGCCTGACCACCTGGAAGAGAGCAGGCTTAGATAAATTAAGTAAAGTAATAAATATAAGCCATCCTTCAATGTAGGACAAGTCGTCTGTGTATTTACTATATCACGTCCTGTCTCTAGGGCTTTTATGAGACTCGGTGGAGGTTTTCTGTACCTGACAGTAGGCGTGGTTGCCCAGCGCCTTGTGGGCTTCATCGATCACCACACATTTGACCTGCTGGGCCGGGCAGGTGTCTCTAGACAGGTCGTTCACCATGACCTGGGGTGTGAGGAAGAAGACGCGCTTGGATCTCCACacctcctgcctctgcctcgCCACGGTGCTACCTGTGTGCAGACCCAGCAAATAACAGCGACTAATAACAGCGACCATCGATGCTGTTGCCTCCCAACTGTGTACCTGTTAACTCAGCCATGTGCTCCTGTGGGATTCCCATGACCTTATAACAGGCCTCGATCTGCTGTGACACCAGGGGTTTGGTGGGAGCCATGAACACGATCTTCCCTGTTGGATACCAACGGTAAAAGTTGTACATGACCACGGAGGCTATAAACGTCTTTCCCAGACCAGTGGGAAGACACACCAGCGTGTTCTGAAACAGGGCCGCCTCTGACATCTTCAGCTGGTACCCCCTGATGGGGTAGTTGGTGGGGTAGATCCACACCCTAGCCGAGGAGCTGTCAAAGCCAGGAAAGTCTGCATATGTCCGTCCAGCTGATGGGGTGGGAGAGAGGGCTCCGCTCCCTGTGTTTACAGGGTCGTCAGCTTGAACCACGTTCGCATTGTCGAGCTCCAGGCTCCTCTCAGCTTCATAGACTGCGACAACCATCAGATCGTCGTCGTCATCTCCATCTTCAAACGCAGCTATGGCGTCATCCGCCCTCCCCGGGTTTCCTGAAGTGTATGCGGACCCTTGGCCCACTTCGGTCCATAATGGATTTCGAGGAGGATGCACCGGAACCACCCCGGCGTTATTGCTAGGACCCGGTTTGTGCCGTCCAGCAGATTTCTTAGCACCCTTTTTCGGCGGAACAACTTTGTTTTGAGGCACAGCAGCGCCCCACGTCTGAAACAAAGTCCTCTGATTGGTACCGCTACTCATTATCAACAGCGGTAACGAAAGGTTTTCCGTAAAGATCCCATGTGACAAATAGCAACGCCGCAAACTTATTATACCGGAATACACAAACACGGGTCACTTCCGCTCTGGTTATTTCAAAATATAACACGACGGTTTTATCGAGGAGTTGTTTTTGCCATTTAcgttttgtttatgttaaattcCTTGATATTTtgtgacaataaaaacatattaagcTAAAGACTTACACCGGATGCCGATACTGTTATATTACGCAAACACGCGCTTTTAATTTTTGCGTTTGACTccggaacaaaaacaaaagttggCGTTCGCTCCCGCTTTCGAGGTAGCGACGTCCCGTTACCATAGCAATGGACAGAATCAATTGGGAGAACACGCTTGTCAATCTGCAGGTCATTTCCTTATCTAATTTCTTTAACGTTATAAATCATTTAGGTTTCATTCCTAAACACGCGGTTCGTGCTGTTAGCTACTTTTGCTAATTGTGAAAACATTTGCTCATGTGGCAACAGCTAGCTGCTAGCATTAGCATGAGCTTAACTAGTAAGAAGCACGACTGACTTTTACCATTTAACCtttactgtgtgtctgtcatATCCTTTGTAGGCATTTGCTCGCGGATACTTGGTAAGAAACGAAGTTCGTCGTGCCAGAAACGACTTCGAAGACATTGTCCAAGAAATTGATGGAGGCTTGTCCCATTTACAGTGGAGAGACACGGTCATAGCTATTCCCCACTTCACAGACACTGTAAGTACCCGTCCCTGTTACTGTAGTTGGAACAACTGTTCAATACGTTTCTCATTTGCTTTCCTATGCATTGTCAGCACGGCCCATTTCTAAGAGTCAGCAGCTCAACCAGCAGTCCTTCAGAACCAGGACTACACGTCAGCGTCACTCAGAACTCATCAGGAGGAACAGACACGTGTTTACCACAAGAGAGGGAAGGCGATCGGGGTGTCCTGCTACAGAGGATAGAAGCTGAGAGAGATGAGCCGCAGACCGGTGACCACGACTGTGACTCCAGGGCCGGGTGCTCCAACAACAGTGTTGAAGATGCTCAGAGACAGAGGGGTTTGAGGGAACAGCAGGACGATAATGACGGCGGGGCGATGGAGAGCGTAGCAGACTCCACCTCAGTGTGGAGCAGTTTGAACCTGGACATGAACTGCAGCCACTCTCAAAAAGGTAAACAGGTTACAGTTCATACAGCAATATGTGTGAACATGTGTAAACATTTCTATTCTGGTCGGCACaccataaaaataaatatttaacatttttatttttggttgTAAGTCTCCATTGTAATCCTGTCATCCCTTCCTTTAGGCTCACAGCAGTTCTGCTTAGCTCAGGAGGTGCCGCGGACGTCAGAGGCGCTCCGTGCACACAGAAAATGCCTGACTATGGAGCTGGTGTGGCTCCAACAGGCCATCGACAGCAGGAAAAAGGTAAGATAGAGGAGGGACAGAGCGTTTCCCTTCATTTACCAGCAAAAAGGTTTGTTAACGCAAGCATTTATTCTTGAATTAAAACTGCAGTACTAACATGCTCTTCCCCCTTTTCCCTACAGTACTTGTCACTGAGGGACAGGCTAAGCATCACCTGACAGCGGACGTAATAAAGTGCACATTTGTTGAGAAaagttcttgtgttttttttgttaatgtaaaaataaatggtaTTTTTCTAAAGTAttttctttgtgctgtttttgtccCATTATTGTTTAGCTGGTTATTGTTATCGGGCTGTTGTGAAGGCGATTAATGTAATTAACTTTTAAGTGGGacaaattgaattgaacagaaTTCAGTGTTGTGTCTCGAAATGACATACAATGAACAAGTTTTCACTCACCACATGGATGTTGCTCTTgacttattattttattatcagtaataataatgatgacaaATAGGGCGAAGCATTGCCAGATTAATAGGGTATTTGTATTTTCCTAGTGTtacattaaatgtttttgtataATGTCTGTGTAATGTCTTCAAATGATCACAAATTTAGATTTGATTTTTGTGACCTAGTTCTTGCTGTTTCTaggtaacaataataataatgttcatGATCTATaagccttgttttgttttgggaaATCCAGACAACTGTGTGTAAGATTACCTTACTGAGTTTTACAACACGGTGACCAACCCATTCTCCCTTCGTCTGTCTGGCTcttttgttgtggttgctgCCCACAAAGCCAGTCACTGCTGGCCATGCTGCCATAGCAACCAGGGAATACTCACCGCCATCACTGGAGTAGTGAGAGTGAGCGTGTGTTAGGGCTGTAGCCAGGAGGGGAATGTGGTGAGTGAGGGTCCAGACAGatcccacaacaacaacagcaggggGACTATTTTTCACCTTTGCCTTCAATTTTGAGACTTCATTgcttcatcctccatcaggcTTGTGAGTGTTCTGTAATATGTGTTTGTAGTAATGTGTGGCTGGGAAACATGTATGACCCAAAGAAAGCCGTTGCAAATGTttgtggtacagtacatgtgaatTGTTAGTATGTTTAACGCAAATCAATCTGTATCTGAGTAGAGAGTCATGAGTGTGTGTCCAGGCATATGTGGTCTTAAAACATTAACAGCCTACttaaatgtgtgtctgtgggccGTGGTGGTAACAGCTGGCTCAGAGATGGCTGCCAGCACTGCAGCCACAACTCTGCTGCCTCCAGTCAAGAGTGTGGTGGTGTATAAGAACGGAGACCCCTTCTGCAATGGACGGAGGTTCGTGGTCAACCTGCGACAGGTGGCCACCATGGAGGCCTTTCTTAATGAAGTGACCCTCAGCATCGGAGCGTCCCTGGCTGTCAGGACTCTGTACACCCCGAGACAGGGCCACAGGGTCACGGAGCTCCAGGACCTCCAGACAGGAGCCAAGTACGTCGCAGCAGGCTTCGAAAGGTTCAAGAAAATGGAGTAAGTACTAGAGCCATTAACCGTGCTGTTATTTAGTTGTTCTGGTGCATTGTCACGTTCCCCTGAAGAATATACATCGCTAAAATATTGAAAATGAATTCAGAATTAGATCTTGGTTCTTCTTTTTATGCACAGTTACCTGAACaccagagaaaaaaagaagccaGTCCCCCGTGAAGAAACCCAGGTAGAATCATCATTTTATTTGCCAAACAGTGATGGATAATACATGGATGGATACTAGAAATGTCATAGATGTACTTGCATACATGGCAACAACATTCACACCACATTTACTTCAAAGAAACACATACAACATCTTAAGTACTGACCACCAGAGTTGCAGCATGCATCAGATGCCAATTAAGTAAGGCACTTTTTAAATTAGACATGTGTTGTCGTTGCTGTGGAGCAACAcggcagtgtgtctgtgtgtttgagccCGCTGCTGAAACAAAGAGTTGTGTTTCCCTGCAGTGTTGTCACGTTATGTGCATGTCTAGGCAGGCCTGATACCCATAATCCCTACCCAGTAAGTCCTTCCAGGCCCACAGACACTGTAAATACAGGACATGTTTGCCTGGATTTGTTCTGAATTAATAGATTTATCCCAGCTACAGAAACAGATATCGGTTCCAGATTAGACAGGATGACGTCATCATCTTAGATAAGAGCCCTCAGATCAGAAACGCTGTGGAGGTCTGGAAGATGCTGGCTTCCATGGCTGCAACACGCCTATAGCATGAGTAGAATAGTCAGTCACTCATTATAAATGTGAGATAACTAAGTTTGCTGTGCAGTGGGAAGGACCGCTCTTCACTGCTGTGAGAATTAAAGCATTACGATGACCTGCTGTACTGTGCATGTTAAATTAGGAACGTGTGCTTCAGGCGAGAGGAACCCAGAGGCCGAGCTTGTCAGCCAAGTGGAGGAAGTTACTGCCTGTGCCCTGCATCATACAGTGAGTGGAATTGAAATTCTTGCTTTTAAATTCTATCTAAGATGatgataatgtttttttaacatcagTCAAAGCTAATTAAGGTATTAAGATCTGAAAGCCAAAACATTCAGGTCTTACTTTTAAACTCCATTAGAATAAAGGGGACATGAAACTAAATTTTCATAGACAGTTGACATACTAGACAATTAAAAATAGCCAAACcacgctctctctttctctctctctgtgtataaactgtacaaacaaattTGAACGTCCCCTTTCCAGTGTTTTCCGCAATGGGGATCTCCTGTGTCCACCATTTCGATTCATTATTCCTCGGAGCTTGCAGCGGGACTTGGAGCAGATCCTAAGTCTGGTCACAGAGAAGGTTAGCTTACGAACCGGAGCAGTGCGCAGGTCGGTGACAcggacacacccacacacagtctGTGGGCGTGAACGCCTGTTCTAACCTCGTGCTTCATCAGGCTGTGCTCTTTGGATGGAGTGACCCTGTCCTCGGCTGGAGAGCTGCAGACAGGCCACTGCTATGTCGCAGTGGGAACGGAGAAGTTCAAAAAGCTTCCGTATGTGGAGCTGTTGGTTTCCAAATCTACAGAGAGGTATGCAAGGTGTACTGGGGAGTATCTACTCTGTAAGAGAAAAATAATGATATTAAGAAATATGAACTATTGAAACCTGCACGTTTGTagatttggtttatttttgctttgtaGATACTACCCAGGAAAGAGAAGGCTGATAAGGAGAACAAAGGTATTTTTTGCCTCATTAACATGTTTGCTATGATTGACAGATGCTAGGAATTAAGTGATAAACAAAACAGCGCTtcgtttgtttattttaatctcAGAACATGAAAGGAGAAGAGGGTCAAGAAGATCAATACAGTGATTCAGCTCTCCTTAATTCCCCAGAGGTAAATTGCATTGTattcacagcagaggagctttATTGGCTGttgttacagtatattggtGTGTACTGTACTAATTAGGGGACAAATTGTGTAGAAGCCATTTTTACTTGACTTTCTTACATATTTATCTGTGGTTTGCATTGCAGTCAGATGGCCGAAGGGTGAAGTCGACAGGAGATGAAGCTGAACCTGCACATGgtcctgcagagcagaggagccgcAGGCAGGAAGCCGAAGAGGCCTCTGTGTTCTTTGCCAGGCCGGTCAAGGTCCGCAAAAACAGAGGACAGGCCAGAATGCCACCAAGAAATGAATCTGGTAAAGCAGCCCATAAAATcctattttacacattttcctTTAAAGTCATTCTTTTGCAAATTGGGAACATTTTATTCTGTGCATAGCTGTGACCGTTTAGATTTTGGCTTTCTTTCAGTTCAGCCCAGTGTGTTTAaaagagcacagaggaggagggaggaggtacGAGGAGCTGAAGTGGTGCAGGAGGATGAAAACACAGCTACAGAGCTTCCTGTCGACCAGGTGACATTTATCTCTGCCATTTGACACGTTGCATAGTGATATTGTTATAAGCAGAGGTTAAAGTGAAGGTAAATCTTTTTTCCCCAAGAGGGTTGCCGAAATAATCGAGGATGAGGAACTAAACAACACAGACAACCCCCTGAGCCACACGCAGCAGGTAGGCATGACTCACACTCGTTAATATTCTATGTGacacacttacagtagcttTGTATCTGCATGAGGAAATGAGCCAAATCAAATCGCATCAAATGATTCCAGACACAAGATGGCCTGGAAATAAAACTAATTATGTATTTTAACACTTTGATTTCCTTTTTAGATCATAATTCACACACAATTGCAGAATGTGCCTCACCCAAAAACCTGttttaaaatgacagaaatATTGAGTACGGCTGAATTCCCACGCAAAGTATTATTTAGTCGCTATCATAAGCAGTGATGATATTTTGTatgagaaaaaaatgtaattgtaattgtaaaatTGAAATTATAAACTGTTTACATTCAGTTTATGAACTAAAacattttgtcatttctgtcatttctgCAGTCAAGGCCTTCATTAGTTACATCTCAAACAAAACTCAGAGAGGAAAAGGCAAGTTTTTCTACTCACATCCTACAGAATCGTTATAATAATGCCTGCTTGGCTGCTTTTTCTCTTACACAGTTTTCTCAACAGGAGCGCTCCCAGGATGCCCCGTCAGATACAGCATCATTAGGAAAACTGGTGAATAATGAACAATAAAAGAAGCTGTGACGCCGATggttatcatcatcatcataatagTTCATTTcagatgaagagcagccagaagtGCAGCACATGTTTTAAAGAAGGTAGTAGCTCAGTGGTGGGAAAGAgccaaataacaacaataattatGTTTCAGGAAATCTAGACAGAAATCTGAACACACAGCAACGAACTACAGGAAGCAGACGGCTTTAATGACAACGGACGACACTCGATGACAACAACAAACTGACGCTGTCCTAAAACACGAATACAGACCAGTCAACACAGCAAATCAGGACCAGCAGCTCTTTGAGGCACCGTGACACTATGTGTATATCCGTTTGTAAATCACGACTACAGCATCTTTATGGAAATTGGGAATGACAGGACTTACCTCGTTTGCCACCGTTAAGCATGGTGGTACTAACATTAGCTACTTAAAGCTAAACAAACTTAAAAACCTGTACGTTTCCACTGTTTGAGCACAAAATGTGTCATGAAGGAAAgaaaattaatatttttcttttgtaaacagtttataaaaaaacaaagttatttGAGCAATGTTTCAAATGCGTCAGTTAAACACAATGACagtacaaatatatatatatctatgtACATTTGTTGATGATAAACACTGTACAAAATATTTAGCCAGCTACACTGTGTGCATGATTACTAGGCAAGCTGTCATTATTGAATATCTATAGTCAACccaaaataacacacacaaacctgaatATCTAGGATAGATATTCAGCATTTGTAAACACAGTGTAGTATAGTAATCAGTTCTAACTCTTCCTTAATTAGAAATATTCCACAGTACATTAACTACCTCTGTAGTGCATCATGTGCACAAGGcaacaggagaagaagaaaacaaataaataattaaacagcTTTGTTCTCCTCCTTGAAGCAATTTGTTCTCCTGTGtccaaacacagaaaacagcagcaataaaTTTACCCCATTAAATCAGGAGCTGACATATAGCTGGTCCATTTCAGGTCAGTCAGCTTTATTTGTAGGTGGTCTCTTTAGCGTTTATGCAGATGCCAGTCACATGGTGGAGTAGCGCAATGTTCTAACGTGAGCGTTAACAATCTCTAATTTCCATGCAGGTCCCATAAATTTTGTGTAGTTCTATAGCGAACTCAATGTGAACCCACCTACCTTCAACTGGGTGTAAGACTCAGTTCATTTAGGATCTATTCTCCCACAGACACAGCATTGTTCCTTTTAAGAGTCTGCCATGAATTGGCCCCTCAGCCTTGAATTATTGGAAGATTTACTTTACTCCTGACCTCCGTTAGTGCACAGGCTGGGTCACATTTTGCTTCCCAATGAGTTTCTCATCAGTGGTGCTTATAACACACAGAGTGATGCCAGCCATTGTAAGGAACATGCCTGCGACAGCCTCTGCAGaacgtaaaaaaaacaaaaaaaaacaacaaccacttTTAAACATCTGACCAAAAGTAGTAAAGTAAATTTTAACAGAGAAGTATGGGaatcaataaataatagttCTATAAAAAGTATATGCGAGTATATGGTGTTACATACGTTTGCCTCCGATCTCCTCACCCAGTAACTTCCCAGTGAGTAAAGTGCAAAGAAAGGTGAGCGAGTTGGCCACAGGAACAACAAGGGACAGCTCTGGATACAAATAAAAGCAGGACAAGCCATTAGCAAGGATCACGTGCTCTTGCCAAGAACTGCTTCAACTGTGAGTTGTGTTTACagttgaaaacacaaacacacacacacacacacacacacacacacacacacacacacacacagagcctggCTCACCTGTGGTGGAAAGGGTATAATAATAGACCAAAGAGCCACTCTGGTTCAGTAGGAATGGGAGCAGGTACTAGACACGTAGAAAATGCAGAGTGAGATCAAAACGCAACGCAGATCTGATTCTGAAATAGAATCGATTAGTACCTTAAAGTTAAGGAATATAAACTTGAACTCCGCCAGCAGCTGGGAGACGCGGCCGGACTTGCTCACAGTCTCTATCCCCTCGGCGCCTCTCTTGAGGAAAGGGTTGGTGCAGCCCCACAGCACCGACACCAGCAGGAgactcagcagctccactgcaaCACAAGTCGTGTCACCTCATGCAAATGTCGATTAATACAGTATAAGGGCTCGTGTTTGACCGTGGTGCGAAGAGAAAACGTGTAGCTAACATTAGCCTGTTAGAAACCATGCTAGGAAAGCGCACTTCCTTAGCTGTTTAAGGAAACATTAGCTATGCTGTTGAATTGAATGGCGACTTTTAAGAATATAGATATAGCTATTTAAACTGGCGACAATAATGATTTTAAGGGAACGTTGTACCCGCGACTTACCTGCGGTCACCATTGCAATTTCttccccctcttcttcttcttcttcttcttcttcttcttcttcttcttcttccttctatgcttctttttcttcttcgtcttcttcaaTTTCACAGACTTGACACAGCTACCTTTTACTTGGTCTTAATTTACATGCTAGTAAATTATGCTCCCATAATAAAATCCTGCCGCATGGTATGAATATGCAATTAATCAAGCGACATTCACGTACGGCgcgtttttacattttccaacATTTCGGGGGATCTTGAATGCAGCTTAGTATTTTCCCGGAGTTGTAGGACGCAAACGTACCAGCCGAGGGCGCGAAAACGTCTTACATCatagataaataataataataaaataataattggaCAATGTCCAACATGAAAAACGTGctcaaaaatgaaataataacagcTGATACATAATTGTTGTTAAAAATCTGATCTGAGATCCTGTGGCtagaaaacagacaaaatgaTGCCAGATAAAGTATATTTAATAAGGAATACATTATAATTTGAGAACATCTGCAACATAAACATATTTTACGAATTATACTGAAATAGTTTCCTTCATActgtttttggctttttttaaagGTTTGTATTATATGTACATTTACTCATGAGCCAGCACAGGTTTCTCAGTCTTTACTACACATTTACTTCATTGTATTAGTAATTAACAGCATCAACAAAAAAGTACAGTGAGAAATGTATGGCATCTGTACTGAACACTGACTGTAGCCAAGAAGAAATTCGTCACAAAAATCTCCCATcgttcatcatcctcatcatccttcATCGTCTCTGTCTTTGTACTGTTTTGTTCAGCATGCGATCCATGTTGTAATCAGCAGTGGTTCAGTCACACATTGGGTTTCCAGGGGATTCAGTCAGCACGAAGCATGTGGTCACAGATGGAGACAACACATCAGTCAAttcctgttgtgttgtgttgtgttgtgtt
Above is a window of Betta splendens chromosome 22, fBetSpl5.4, whole genome shotgun sequence DNA encoding:
- the iqcc gene encoding IQ domain-containing protein C, producing the protein MDRINWENTLVNLQAFARGYLVRNEVRRARNDFEDIVQEIDGGLSHLQWRDTVIAIPHFTDTHGPFLRVSSSTSSPSEPGLHVSVTQNSSGGTDTCLPQEREGDRGVLLQRIEAERDEPQTGDHDCDSRAGCSNNSVEDAQRQRGLREQQDDNDGGAMESVADSTSVWSSLNLDMNCSHSQKGSQQFCLAQEVPRTSEALRAHRKCLTMELVWLQQAIDSRKKYLSLRDRLSIT
- the dcdc2b gene encoding doublecortin domain-containing protein 2B isoform X3, producing the protein MAASTAATTLLPPVKSVVVYKNGDPFCNGRRFVVNLRQVATMEAFLNEVTLSIGASLAVRTLYTPRQGHRVTELQDLQTGAKYVAAGFERFKKMDYLNTREKKKPVPREETQARGTQRPSLSAKWRKLLPVPCIIHVFRNGDLLCPPFRFIIPRSLQRDLEQILSLVTEKVSLRTGAVRRLCSLDGVTLSSAGELQTGHCYVAVGTEKFKKLPYVELLVSKSTERYYPGKRRLIRRTKNMKGEEGQEDQYSDSALLNSPESDGRRVKSTGDEAEPAHGPAEQRSRRQEAEEASVFFARPVKVRKNRGQARMPPRNESVQPSVFKRAQRRREEVRGAEVVQEDENTATELPVDQRVAEIIEDEELNNTDNPLSHTQQSRPSLVTSQTKLREEKERSQDAPSDTASLGKLVNNEQ
- the dcdc2b gene encoding doublecortin domain-containing protein 2B isoform X4; protein product: MAASTAATTLLPPVKSVVVYKNGDPFCNGRRFVVNLRQVATMEAFLNEVTLSIGASLAVRTLYTPRQGHRVTELQDLQTGAKYVAAGFERFKKMDYLNTREKKKPVPREETQERVLQARGTQRPSLSAKWRKLLPVPCIIHVFRNGDLLCPPFRFIIPRSLQRDLEQILSLVTEKVSLRTGAVRRLCSLDGVTLSSAGELQTGHCYVAVGTEKFKKLPYVELLVSKSTERYYPGKRRLIRRTKNMKGEEGQEDQYSDSALLNSPESDGRRVKSTGDEAEPAHGPAEQRSRRQEAEEASVFFARPVKVRKNRGQARMPPRNESVQPSVFKRAQRRREEVRGAEVVQEDENTATELPVDQRVAEIIEDEELNNTDNPLSHTQQFSQQERSQDAPSDTASLGKLVNNEQ
- the dcdc2b gene encoding doublecortin domain-containing protein 2B isoform X5 — translated: MAASTAATTLLPPVKSVVVYKNGDPFCNGRRFVVNLRQVATMEAFLNEVTLSIGASLAVRTLYTPRQGHRVTELQDLQTGAKYVAAGFERFKKMDYLNTREKKKPVPREETQERVLQARGTQRPSLSAKWRKLLPVPCIIHVFRNGDLLCPPFRFIIPRSLQRDLEQILSLVTEKVSLRTGAVRRLCSLDGVTLSSAGELQTGHCYVAVGTEKFKKLPYVELLVSKSTERYYPGKRRLIRRTKNMKGEEGQEDQYSDSALLNSPESDGRRVKSTGDEAEPAHGPAEQRSRRQEAEEASVFFARPVKVRKNRGQARMPPRNESVQPSVFKRAQRRREEVRGAEVVQEDENTATELPVDQRVAEIIEDEELNNTDNPLSHTQQFSQQERSQDAPSDTASLGKLEI
- the dcdc2b gene encoding doublecortin domain-containing protein 2B isoform X2, with product MAASTAATTLLPPVKSVVVYKNGDPFCNGRRFVVNLRQVATMEAFLNEVTLSIGASLAVRTLYTPRQGHRVTELQDLQTGAKYVAAGFERFKKMDYLNTREKKKPVPREETQERVLQARGTQRPSLSAKWRKLLPVPCIIHVFRNGDLLCPPFRFIIPRSLQRDLEQILSLVTEKVSLRTGAVRRLCSLDGVTLSSAGELQTGHCYVAVGTEKFKKLPYVELLVSKSTERYYPGKRRLIRRTKNMKGEEGQEDQYSDSALLNSPESDGRRVKSTGDEAEPAHGPAEQRSRRQEAEEASVFFARPVKVRKNRGQARMPPRNESVQPSVFKRAQRRREEVRGAEVVQEDENTATELPVDQRVAEIIEDEELNNTDNPLSHTQQSRPSLVTSQTKLREEKERSQDAPSDTASLGKLEI
- the dcdc2b gene encoding doublecortin domain-containing protein 2B isoform X1 codes for the protein MAASTAATTLLPPVKSVVVYKNGDPFCNGRRFVVNLRQVATMEAFLNEVTLSIGASLAVRTLYTPRQGHRVTELQDLQTGAKYVAAGFERFKKMDYLNTREKKKPVPREETQERVLQARGTQRPSLSAKWRKLLPVPCIIHVFRNGDLLCPPFRFIIPRSLQRDLEQILSLVTEKVSLRTGAVRRLCSLDGVTLSSAGELQTGHCYVAVGTEKFKKLPYVELLVSKSTERYYPGKRRLIRRTKNMKGEEGQEDQYSDSALLNSPESDGRRVKSTGDEAEPAHGPAEQRSRRQEAEEASVFFARPVKVRKNRGQARMPPRNESVQPSVFKRAQRRREEVRGAEVVQEDENTATELPVDQRVAEIIEDEELNNTDNPLSHTQQSRPSLVTSQTKLREEKERSQDAPSDTASLGKLVNNEQ
- the tmem234 gene encoding transmembrane protein 234; translation: MVTAVELLSLLLVSVLWGCTNPFLKRGAEGIETVSKSGRVSQLLAEFKFIFLNFKYLLPFLLNQSGSLVYYYTLSTTELSLVVPVANSLTFLCTLLTGKLLGEEIGGKQAVAGMFLTMAGITLCVISTTDEKLIGKQNVTQPVH